In Woeseia oceani, one DNA window encodes the following:
- the recA gene encoding recombinase RecA — MDDNRKKALAAALGQIEKQFGKGSVMRLGDGGPSRDIEAISSGSIGLDTALGIGGLPKGRVIEIYGPESSGKTTLTLQVIAEAQKMGGTAAFVDAEHALDPSYAEKLGVNVDDLLVSQPDTGEQALEITDMLVRSGAIDVIVVDSVAALTPKAEIEGEMGDSHMGLQARLMSQALRKLTGNIKRSNAMVIFINQIRMKIGVMFGSPETTTGGNALKFYASVRLDIRRIGAIKKGDEVIGNQTRVKVVKNKVSPPFKQAEFEILYGEGISREGEIIDHGVAQNIIDKAGSWYSYGSDRIGQGKENVREYLKTNPEIAAEIETKIRAAMMPPKVDPKEAEKAADDGKPVAKEA, encoded by the coding sequence ATGGATGACAATCGCAAAAAGGCACTCGCAGCGGCCCTCGGCCAGATTGAAAAGCAGTTTGGTAAAGGCTCGGTAATGCGTCTCGGTGACGGTGGGCCGTCACGTGACATTGAGGCCATTTCCAGCGGCTCCATCGGTCTCGATACCGCGCTGGGCATCGGCGGTTTGCCGAAAGGCCGGGTAATCGAAATCTACGGCCCTGAATCATCCGGTAAAACCACCCTGACACTGCAGGTGATCGCCGAGGCGCAGAAAATGGGCGGCACAGCGGCGTTCGTCGATGCTGAACACGCGCTGGATCCGAGTTATGCGGAAAAACTGGGCGTGAACGTTGACGACTTGCTGGTCTCGCAGCCGGACACCGGCGAGCAGGCGCTGGAAATCACCGACATGCTGGTGCGTTCCGGGGCCATTGACGTAATCGTTGTCGACTCCGTGGCCGCATTGACTCCCAAAGCCGAAATCGAAGGCGAGATGGGCGATTCGCACATGGGTCTGCAAGCGCGGCTGATGTCGCAGGCGCTCAGAAAGCTGACCGGCAACATCAAGCGCTCCAATGCGATGGTGATCTTTATTAACCAGATCCGTATGAAGATTGGCGTCATGTTCGGCAGCCCGGAAACAACTACCGGCGGTAATGCGCTGAAGTTCTATGCCTCCGTACGCCTCGACATTCGCCGTATCGGCGCGATCAAGAAAGGCGACGAGGTCATTGGCAACCAGACGCGGGTTAAAGTGGTGAAGAACAAGGTTTCGCCGCCGTTCAAGCAGGCTGAGTTCGAGATTCTCTACGGTGAAGGTATTTCCCGCGAGGGTGAGATCATTGACCACGGCGTCGCGCAGAACATCATCGACAAAGCCGGTTCCTGGTACAGCTACGGTTCAGACCGCATCGGTCAGGGTAAGGAAAATGTCCGCGAGTACCTCAAAACCAACCCGGAGATCGCGGCGGAGATCGAGACGAAAATCCGCGCAGCTATGATGCCGCCGAAGGTTGATCCGAAAGAAGCGGAAAAAGCAGCGGACGATGGCAAGCCGGTTGCTAAAGAAGCCTAA
- the thpR gene encoding RNA 2',3'-cyclic phosphodiesterase gives MPEKRLFFALWPNERQREQLREPIKTASGTVEGQLVFRGNWHVTLRFLGAVPEAAIPSIRRAMDAIQPEPFRLRFDRLEFWPRPKIACLLASSVPPALSRLVQTLDTLAEAAGLGRQESTYRPHITIARHARSFPSEPLAQPVMLEWSGFELMESVATAQGVRYYPAIQ, from the coding sequence ATGCCTGAAAAGCGCCTGTTCTTCGCGCTGTGGCCCAATGAGCGGCAGCGGGAGCAGTTGCGAGAACCGATCAAGACCGCGAGCGGTACCGTGGAGGGGCAGCTCGTGTTCCGCGGCAACTGGCATGTCACGCTGCGGTTTCTCGGCGCGGTTCCGGAGGCCGCCATTCCATCCATCCGGCGGGCAATGGATGCGATACAGCCTGAGCCTTTCCGGCTGCGGTTTGACCGCCTTGAGTTCTGGCCGCGACCAAAGATTGCCTGCCTGCTCGCGTCGTCGGTGCCACCGGCACTAAGCCGGCTTGTGCAGACGTTGGATACCCTTGCAGAAGCGGCGGGGCTCGGCCGTCAGGAGTCGACCTACCGGCCGCACATCACGATCGCCCGGCATGCGCGTTCGTTCCCGTCGGAGCCGCTTGCGCAGCCTGTCATGCTGGAGTGGTCAGGTTTCGAATTGATGGAGTCGGTCGCGACAGCGCAGGGCGTGCGGTACTACCCGGCTATTCAATGA
- a CDS encoding CinA family protein, whose amino-acid sequence MTETDLKNLAEALVNELAAAGKSVATAESCTGGWVAKALTDIPGSSRVFAYGIVSYSNGAKESVLGVINATLAEHGAVSEAVVKEMAEGVLQLSGADISVAVSGVAGPDGGSPEKPVGMVWFAWARRGKSGCDVFAECRRFDGDRWQVRLQSVAAALQGVLERLRQYA is encoded by the coding sequence ATGACTGAAACGGACCTTAAAAATCTGGCGGAAGCACTGGTCAACGAACTGGCGGCGGCCGGCAAGAGTGTCGCCACGGCGGAGTCCTGTACGGGAGGCTGGGTCGCGAAAGCACTCACTGATATTCCCGGCAGTTCACGGGTTTTTGCCTACGGGATCGTCAGCTATTCAAACGGCGCCAAAGAGTCAGTGCTGGGTGTCATCAATGCCACGCTCGCGGAGCACGGTGCGGTCAGCGAGGCGGTGGTCAAGGAAATGGCCGAAGGGGTCTTGCAGCTGAGTGGTGCCGACATCAGCGTTGCCGTGAGCGGCGTTGCCGGACCCGATGGCGGCAGCCCGGAAAAGCCGGTGGGCATGGTCTGGTTTGCCTGGGCGCGCCGCGGCAAGTCGGGCTGCGATGTGTTCGCCGAATGCCGCCGGTTCGACGGCGATCGCTGGCAGGTCCGGCTACAGAGCGTTGCTGCCGCGCTGCAGGGCGTACTGGAACGGCTGCGGCAATATGCCTGA
- a CDS encoding glycosyltransferase, with protein sequence MKIVHVETGRHLYGGGQQVLWLIDGLNQSGIHNVLVCASDSALAEAADDAGIEVVNLCCRGDLDFGFVSRLRAVLRDQQPDLVHCHSRRGADFFGGRAARANGIPAVLSRRVDNREPGWLARLRYRPYRKIVAISETIAEVLRATGVQHSRLTVIRSAVAANDFDEPPDRVAFRQAFALQAGDPVLFCVAQFIERKGHRFLLEAMGELLPRYPRLRLILFGRGPLEAELRSLAADAGLDHAVQFAGFREDLDDYLSCADLLVHPALAEGLGVAALKAAAAGVPVVAFAAGGLREAVVHDETGLLLPPGDVAALAAGIAALLDDSERRRQLGQNGRARMHKEFSIETMVASHIDLYRSILDD encoded by the coding sequence ATGAAAATCGTGCATGTCGAAACCGGGCGCCATCTGTACGGTGGCGGGCAGCAGGTGTTGTGGCTGATCGACGGCCTCAACCAAAGCGGTATCCACAATGTTCTCGTCTGTGCCAGTGATTCGGCGTTGGCGGAAGCCGCCGACGATGCCGGCATTGAAGTCGTTAATCTGTGCTGCCGTGGTGATCTTGATTTTGGGTTCGTTAGCCGCCTGCGTGCCGTGCTTCGCGATCAACAGCCGGACCTTGTGCATTGCCACAGCCGCCGTGGTGCGGATTTTTTCGGCGGCCGCGCGGCGCGGGCAAACGGCATCCCGGCAGTGCTTTCGCGCCGTGTTGACAACCGGGAGCCCGGCTGGCTGGCCCGCCTTCGGTATCGGCCCTACCGGAAGATTGTTGCCATTTCTGAAACCATCGCCGAGGTGTTGCGCGCAACGGGCGTGCAGCACAGCCGGTTGACAGTCATTCGCAGTGCTGTGGCTGCGAACGACTTCGACGAGCCGCCAGACAGGGTCGCGTTTCGCCAGGCGTTTGCTCTGCAGGCGGGCGATCCCGTGCTGTTCTGCGTAGCGCAGTTTATCGAACGCAAAGGCCATCGTTTTCTGCTGGAGGCGATGGGTGAATTATTACCGCGCTATCCGCGGCTGCGACTGATCCTGTTCGGGAGGGGGCCGCTCGAAGCCGAACTGCGCTCCCTGGCGGCTGACGCCGGGCTGGATCACGCCGTACAGTTCGCCGGTTTTCGTGAAGACCTCGATGATTACCTCTCCTGCGCCGACCTGCTCGTGCACCCCGCGTTGGCGGAAGGCCTCGGTGTTGCGGCACTCAAAGCTGCCGCCGCCGGTGTGCCGGTCGTGGCATTTGCGGCTGGCGGCTTGCGCGAAGCCGTCGTGCACGATGAGACCGGGTTGTTGCTGCCGCCGGGTGACGTCGCTGCACTGGCGGCAGGAATCGCCGCATTGCTTGACGACAGCGAACGGAGGCGGCAACTTGGCCAGAACGGCCGCGCGCGGATGCACAAGGAGTTTTCGATAGAGACGATGGTGGCAAGCCACATCGACCTGTACCGATCAATTCTGGATGACTGA
- a CDS encoding diguanylate cyclase, producing the protein MNADHLYQAGLLLLEVLVVAGLLLLFFRLRSRFGIAPLCMTIGAYQQMQAGLAATLYVQVAPTIFISPGSSVLFTATLMVTLLVYIRDDAAKTQMLIVGIVAANLTLALFVWLVSMHLDSPGATLSKDFSSEYLMADLWPLISGTALLSLEVILIIIAYEFFFRLFPRLLFFRIALALCSVVVLDTVLFVTAVFYGDDAYLNILRSALIGKLVASLLCAAIMTAYLYLVPAPSRTAAKGDQRLRDIFHILTYRQRYEQLKDKFARDPLTGLFNRGFFDENLPLEFARALRLGHHINVMLIDLDHFKEINDNHGHQVGDIVIQTMASSMQEVFRTADIPCRYGGEEFVVIMPDSTTMGALHAAERLRRRFREHCSELDLPMPVESITFTAGIASYPHDAQTPDDLLRVADERLYAGKRAGRDRVMIGEQALTDSQSISVL; encoded by the coding sequence ATGAACGCTGACCATCTCTACCAGGCCGGACTGTTATTGCTCGAAGTATTGGTCGTGGCAGGACTGCTGCTGTTGTTTTTCCGGTTGCGCAGTCGTTTCGGCATAGCACCGTTGTGCATGACAATCGGGGCGTATCAGCAAATGCAGGCTGGCCTCGCTGCGACGCTGTATGTGCAGGTGGCGCCGACCATCTTTATCAGCCCCGGATCCAGCGTCCTGTTCACGGCAACATTGATGGTAACGTTGCTGGTTTACATACGCGATGATGCGGCGAAAACGCAAATGCTGATCGTTGGCATTGTTGCGGCCAACCTGACGCTGGCGTTATTTGTCTGGCTTGTCAGCATGCACCTCGATAGCCCCGGTGCGACCCTGAGCAAGGACTTCTCCAGCGAGTACCTGATGGCTGATTTGTGGCCATTGATCAGTGGCACTGCGTTATTGAGCCTTGAAGTCATACTCATCATCATTGCCTACGAATTTTTCTTTCGTTTGTTTCCGCGACTGCTGTTTTTCCGCATCGCCCTGGCTTTATGCAGTGTGGTCGTTCTGGATACCGTTCTTTTTGTTACGGCGGTCTTTTACGGAGATGACGCGTACCTGAATATTTTGCGGTCGGCGTTGATCGGCAAGCTGGTGGCGAGTCTTCTTTGCGCGGCAATAATGACGGCCTACCTGTACCTTGTTCCGGCACCGAGCCGGACGGCAGCCAAGGGCGATCAGCGCCTGCGCGATATATTCCATATTCTGACCTACCGGCAACGCTACGAACAGCTGAAAGACAAGTTTGCGCGTGATCCGCTGACCGGGCTTTTTAACCGCGGTTTTTTCGATGAGAACCTGCCGCTGGAGTTTGCCCGTGCCCTGCGCCTCGGGCATCACATCAATGTCATGCTGATCGACCTCGATCACTTCAAAGAGATCAATGACAACCACGGACATCAGGTTGGAGACATTGTTATCCAGACGATGGCCAGCAGTATGCAGGAGGTGTTCCGCACGGCTGATATTCCCTGCCGCTACGGCGGCGAAGAGTTTGTCGTCATCATGCCGGATTCGACAACCATGGGTGCATTGCATGCTGCCGAGCGGTTGCGCAGACGCTTTCGTGAGCATTGCAGTGAACTCGATCTGCCGATGCCTGTTGAGAGTATTACGTTCACAGCCGGTATTGCGTCGTACCCGCATGATGCGCAGACGCCGGACGATTTGTTGCGGGTCGCGGATGAGCGCTTGTACGCGGGCAAACGCGCCGGTCGTGACCGGGTGATGATTGGTGAGCAAGCGCTGACCGATTCGCAGTCTATTTCCGTCCTCTGA